In Gemmatimonadales bacterium, a genomic segment contains:
- a CDS encoding sensor histidine kinase, which translates to MNTAAVPASELSAAVLQAAITFGLAAICAFLYHRYRKPYFRWFALAWALYLLRVVAIMSFLVTGDRTWLYWHQVVTGWTALALLWAALVFSRQLAWRWRYLGVMLFPLVWSYVAIYRLDNFLLAAGPAVLFLSVVTFSTGGIFARFARQVRSPGAALLAVALLLWGLHHLDYPFLRARGAWSPWGYYLDILFVLATGTGILVLVLDDLRRGLTALSTLSGDLQRGGPDSDDLGMLLQRPLSLPAARGSAMYVLEGGRARFLRGVGACARWDGLTPEGDPARAITRAIEGGHPQFTREWVDPRFPFGPPYAYAVVLPILRGPVATAALVIVGDARDPFAALDEGFLLALGQQIGAALENADLYRGLEARTAELTRLQARMIEQHEEERRRLSLHLHDETAQVFAAVKLQLGVLREQTDPATAGRLERALELIDTGMRSIRNVTRDLRPSLLDDLGLLPALRSLAASFAERGEIEVEVDFPEELPSFSEEAELALFRALQEALSNVVKHAGARRVAVRLAADRGVVALDVRDDGRGFDGRFDLDRLEREGHLGLAGMRERITALGGTVRVSGHAEGGAELEIRIPANGGAAPRMGVDA; encoded by the coding sequence ATGAATACCGCCGCCGTTCCCGCGAGCGAACTATCCGCCGCCGTCCTTCAGGCCGCCATCACCTTCGGCCTGGCGGCGATCTGCGCCTTCCTGTACCATCGCTACCGCAAGCCGTATTTCCGGTGGTTCGCGCTCGCGTGGGCGCTCTACCTGCTGCGCGTCGTCGCCATCATGAGCTTCCTCGTGACGGGCGACCGGACGTGGCTCTACTGGCACCAGGTCGTGACGGGTTGGACCGCGCTCGCGCTCCTGTGGGCCGCGCTCGTCTTCTCGCGCCAGCTGGCGTGGCGGTGGCGCTACCTGGGCGTCATGCTCTTCCCGCTGGTGTGGTCGTACGTCGCGATCTACCGGCTCGACAACTTCCTGCTGGCCGCCGGACCGGCGGTCCTGTTCCTTTCCGTCGTCACGTTCTCGACCGGCGGCATCTTCGCCAGGTTCGCCCGGCAGGTTCGCTCGCCCGGCGCGGCGCTGCTGGCCGTGGCGCTGCTGTTGTGGGGGCTCCATCACCTCGACTATCCGTTCCTCCGGGCGCGCGGGGCGTGGAGCCCCTGGGGCTACTACCTCGACATCCTCTTCGTGCTGGCGACGGGCACGGGGATCCTGGTGCTCGTGCTCGACGACCTTCGGCGCGGCCTCACCGCGCTCTCGACGCTCTCGGGGGACCTGCAGCGCGGCGGCCCCGACAGCGACGACCTCGGCATGCTGCTCCAGCGCCCGCTCTCGCTTCCGGCCGCCCGGGGAAGCGCGATGTACGTGCTCGAGGGTGGGCGCGCCCGGTTCCTGCGCGGAGTGGGCGCCTGCGCGCGATGGGACGGGCTCACCCCGGAGGGTGACCCGGCGCGCGCGATCACGCGGGCGATCGAGGGCGGACATCCGCAGTTCACGCGCGAGTGGGTGGACCCGCGTTTCCCGTTCGGGCCGCCTTACGCCTACGCCGTCGTGCTGCCGATCCTGCGCGGTCCGGTGGCGACGGCGGCGCTGGTCATCGTCGGGGACGCGCGCGATCCGTTCGCGGCGCTCGACGAGGGCTTTCTCCTCGCGCTCGGCCAGCAGATCGGCGCGGCGCTCGAGAACGCGGACCTCTATCGCGGCCTCGAAGCCCGCACCGCTGAACTGACGCGGCTCCAGGCGCGGATGATCGAACAGCACGAGGAGGAGCGGCGCCGGTTGTCGCTGCACCTCCACGACGAGACGGCGCAGGTATTCGCCGCGGTGAAGCTCCAGCTGGGTGTGCTGCGGGAACAGACGGACCCGGCGACGGCGGGGCGGCTGGAGCGTGCCCTGGAGCTGATCGACACGGGGATGCGGTCGATCCGCAACGTGACCCGCGACCTCAGGCCGTCGCTGCTCGACGACCTGGGCCTGCTGCCGGCGCTGCGCTCGCTCGCGGCGTCGTTCGCCGAGCGCGGAGAGATCGAAGTCGAGGTGGACTTCCCGGAGGAGTTACCGTCCTTCAGCGAAGAGGCGGAGCTGGCGCTGTTCCGCGCGCTCCAGGAGGCGTTGTCGAACGTCGTGAAGCACGCGGGCGCGCGACGGGTCGCGGTGCGTCTCGCGGCGGACCGTGGGGTCGTGGCGCTGGACGTGCGCGACGACGGCCGGGGCTTTGACGGGCGGTTCGACCTTGACCGGCTCGAGCGGGAGGGACACCTGGGCTTGGCGGGGATGCGCGAACGGATCACCGCGTTGGGCGGGACGGTTCGGGTAAGTGGGCACGCCGAGGGCGGCGCTGAGCTCGAGATCCGGATCCCGGCGAACGGCGGTGCGGCACCGCGGATGGGAGTGGACGCGTGA
- a CDS encoding alpha/beta hydrolase, whose protein sequence is MKDSSTRRTLRHRLARAGAVGLVLAVAGWLATGRPVDHGWLSNARAEVADSSGAGVVVEQVTLTTSGGLRLDCILRRPAPGAAGRRFPAALVSGGIETGRRAALLVNPAYGGIVLSCDYPWRDPSRLSLPALLLRLPAVRARIIATPQALAVAADYLANRPDVDPARLGAIGASLGVPGVVAWASGDPRPRAVALLFGGGNMRLVWDSRLEKEITWRPLRRVTAAAIAFVLRPLEPTRWVGLIAPRPLLLVNGANDEWIPRRSVEALYQAAGEPKRVIWVGGRHLRPDDAALLSALNDSTTRWLDTVMPERPEGSGPP, encoded by the coding sequence GTGAAGGATTCCTCAACGCGTCGTACGCTCCGGCACCGGCTCGCGCGGGCCGGCGCGGTGGGTCTGGTGCTGGCCGTGGCAGGGTGGCTCGCGACCGGCCGGCCGGTAGACCACGGTTGGCTCTCCAATGCGCGTGCGGAGGTGGCCGACTCGAGCGGCGCCGGTGTCGTCGTCGAGCAGGTGACGCTGACCACAAGTGGAGGGCTGCGGCTCGACTGCATCCTGCGCAGGCCGGCGCCTGGAGCGGCCGGGCGGCGGTTCCCGGCCGCGCTCGTGTCGGGAGGCATCGAAACTGGACGCCGGGCCGCGCTGCTCGTGAATCCGGCCTACGGCGGCATCGTGTTGTCGTGCGACTACCCGTGGCGCGATCCCTCGCGTCTCTCCCTGCCTGCGCTGCTCCTAAGGCTGCCCGCGGTACGGGCGAGGATCATCGCGACACCTCAGGCGCTCGCCGTTGCCGCCGACTACCTCGCGAATCGGCCGGACGTCGACCCCGCCCGGCTTGGCGCCATCGGCGCGAGCCTCGGCGTTCCAGGCGTGGTGGCGTGGGCGAGCGGCGATCCGCGCCCCAGGGCGGTCGCGCTGTTGTTCGGTGGCGGCAACATGCGGCTGGTCTGGGACAGCCGGCTGGAAAAGGAGATCACGTGGCGCCCGCTGCGCAGGGTTACGGCGGCGGCGATAGCTTTCGTCCTGCGTCCGCTCGAGCCTACCCGGTGGGTCGGTCTCATCGCGCCGCGTCCGCTGCTCCTCGTGAACGGGGCCAACGATGAATGGATCCCACGCCGATCGGTGGAGGCGCTCTACCAAGCGGCCGGTGAGCCGAAGCGAGTGATCTGGGTGGGTGGCCGCCACCTGCGGCCGGACGACGCGGCGCTCCTCAGCGCGCTGAACGACTCGACGACCAGGTGGCTCGATACGGTGATGCCCGAGCGTCCGGAGGGGTCCGGCCCGCCCTAG
- a CDS encoding GNAT family N-acetyltransferase produces MLDIRHDEARRKFVLETNAGEAYLLYAPAGENTLDFQSTFVPFEARGRFFGSMIVRHALDYARANGLKVMPSCWFVGSVVERHPEYRALLAG; encoded by the coding sequence ATGCTAGACATCCGCCATGACGAGGCTCGGCGCAAGTTCGTCCTGGAAACCAACGCCGGCGAGGCGTATCTGCTCTATGCGCCGGCGGGTGAGAACACGCTGGACTTCCAGAGCACCTTCGTGCCCTTCGAGGCGCGCGGCCGCTTCTTCGGCTCGATGATCGTCCGTCACGCCCTCGACTACGCCCGGGCCAACGGGCTCAAGGTGATGCCGAGCTGCTGGTTCGTTGGCTCGGTGGTGGAGCGGCACCCCGAGTACCGGGCGCTGCTAGCGGGCTGA
- a CDS encoding response regulator transcription factor, with protein sequence MSGDIRVLVADDHSVVREGIRTVLAGAPGFVMVAEAATGDEALALAEVHRPDVVVLDISMPGGSGLRVVGRLRERVPEARVLILSVHDDTEYVVESVRAGAHGYLRKDTTPAELREAIRAVHEGGAFFSPQVARHLTAAIREQPAPAAGALLEALTAREREVLTRIARGLTNKETAAELGISTRTAEAHRDSLMKKLGIRTVAGLTRFAIEQGMLNDE encoded by the coding sequence GTGAGCGGCGATATCAGGGTCCTGGTCGCGGACGACCACAGCGTGGTGCGCGAAGGCATCCGGACCGTGCTGGCCGGCGCACCGGGATTCGTCATGGTGGCCGAGGCCGCGACGGGTGACGAGGCGCTCGCGTTGGCCGAGGTGCACCGGCCCGACGTGGTCGTGCTCGACATATCGATGCCGGGAGGATCGGGGTTGCGGGTGGTTGGCAGGCTGCGGGAACGGGTGCCCGAGGCGCGCGTCCTCATCCTCAGCGTGCACGACGACACGGAGTATGTGGTGGAGAGCGTGCGCGCCGGCGCGCACGGCTACCTGCGCAAGGACACGACTCCCGCGGAACTCCGCGAGGCGATCCGCGCGGTCCACGAGGGGGGTGCTTTCTTCAGCCCCCAGGTGGCGCGGCACCTGACGGCCGCTATCCGCGAGCAGCCGGCGCCGGCCGCGGGCGCCCTGCTGGAAGCGCTGACGGCACGGGAGCGCGAGGTGCTGACCCGGATCGCGCGGGGCCTCACCAACAAGGAGACGGCGGCGGAGCTGGGGATCAGCACGCGCACGGCGGAGGCGCACCGAGACAGCCTGATGAAGAAGCTGGGGATCCGCACCGTCGCGGGCCTCACGCGATTCGCGATCGAGCAAGGGATGTTGAACGACGAGTGA
- a CDS encoding M14 family metallopeptidase: MRLALVPLGLLTALTALAATARAQQPGSLTVGAVTARPGEMASGFIEVPAGVDSATRIPITVVRGRTRGPTLALIAGTHGSEVAPIVALQRVRRELDPARLAGTVILVHIANLPSYLRRTIYYSPVDGKNLNRVYPGRADGTSSERIAYAMTREVIERADYVVDMHAGDGNESLRPYSYWMPLRVDARVDSLAREMALAWGLDHIVVDTTRPRDPNASAYTSNTAMTRGRPAITTETGALGIASEESVQRNVTGAFRLMRWLRMWPGDIEMTEHPVFLSRTEVLRSPRTGIWYPLVERGQTVQQGTVLGYVTDFFGTSRTEIRAPFAGAVLYVVGTPAMTEGEPVGMIGEPSRGDRR; this comes from the coding sequence ATGCGACTCGCGCTCGTACCGCTCGGCCTCCTGACCGCCCTCACCGCCCTCGCCGCGACGGCGCGGGCTCAGCAACCCGGCTCCTTGACAGTCGGAGCCGTCACCGCGCGGCCGGGCGAGATGGCCTCCGGCTTCATCGAAGTGCCGGCGGGCGTGGACTCCGCGACGCGCATTCCGATCACCGTCGTGCGCGGCCGCACCCGCGGACCGACGCTCGCATTGATCGCGGGGACGCACGGCTCCGAGGTCGCGCCCATCGTCGCGCTACAGCGGGTGCGGCGGGAGCTGGATCCGGCGCGCCTCGCGGGTACGGTCATCCTGGTCCACATCGCGAACCTGCCGTCCTATCTCCGGCGCACCATCTACTACAGCCCGGTGGACGGGAAGAACCTCAACCGCGTCTACCCCGGCCGCGCCGACGGCACCAGCTCCGAGCGCATCGCGTACGCGATGACGCGCGAGGTGATCGAGCGCGCGGATTACGTCGTTGACATGCACGCCGGCGACGGCAACGAGTCGCTGCGGCCGTACAGCTACTGGATGCCGCTGCGGGTGGACGCTCGGGTGGACTCGCTCGCGCGCGAGATGGCGCTGGCCTGGGGCCTCGACCACATCGTCGTGGACACCACGCGCCCGCGCGACCCGAACGCCTCGGCGTACACGTCCAACACGGCGATGACGCGCGGCCGGCCGGCGATCACGACCGAGACTGGCGCCCTCGGCATCGCGTCGGAGGAATCGGTGCAGCGCAACGTCACCGGCGCGTTCCGGCTGATGCGCTGGCTCCGCATGTGGCCGGGCGACATCGAGATGACCGAGCACCCGGTTTTCCTATCGCGGACCGAAGTGCTGCGCAGTCCGCGCACCGGCATCTGGTATCCGCTGGTCGAGCGCGGGCAGACCGTGCAGCAGGGGACGGTACTGGGCTACGTCACGGACTTCTTCGGGACGTCGCGGACGGAGATCCGCGCGCCCTTTGCCGGCGCGGTGCTCTATGTGGTGGGAACGCCGGCCATGACCGAGGGCGAGCCGGTTGGGATGATCGGGGAGCCGTCGCGCGGGGACCGGCGCTAG
- a CDS encoding TonB-dependent receptor: protein MSHRKAVHWYACALSIALSLLTFPTSLSAQSQATSGVIRGVVHGPDGNVVNGATVVLRNTETNIERSVPTNERGIFVASLLPVGTYNVIARSPGFSEARRQGVALRLGETVSLDLALGAVTLAPIEVTSTPPVVDPSRVEASTRLSADEVAGLPNNGRNYVNLMTLTPNVAIVQGPDGDEISVSGQRGIYNNISVDGADFNNPFFGEQRGGQRPPFTFNLDAVQEMVVIADGASAEFGRSGGGFVNVLTKSGTNTLRGTAHYFGQSNTFSSDLFRGQGNPDFSQHQFGFTLGGPIIRDRAFFFVAYDQQIASGTKQTSPSRIDASLRAWMDTAFSGALAGDYDPIERTNNANALMVKIDWRLNPRHSLALKYNYTNSRQENGTFDVDTWARSANAVERDYSNAINGSLVSLLSPTISNEFRFQYSREDRPRPYEGPGFPGTSGALFNTGTRPFPDTGADFANGYRWGMPFFIPITAYDTRIQLIDNLSVARGSHLWKAGFEYNRTEANQTFIGFANGRYIFGSVPGFLNYVAQGPTYVECDDGTSNNTGSCGAANITGPLLLFLQFAPVQAGTSVRDAGTQSIVQTELAVFLQDTWRPRPNLTVNYGLRWEAQIQPDPITPPGTVFYQPFIAARASGNTFPSDGTIPADWKMFQPRLGIAWDVNNNGRQVVRASAGIYAARSPGLIFASTRTSNGSIGQTVFQASFFNGFGAIPPVYGPTLPSFGTGTPTRPGIFVTDADFQNPRTYAINLAYERELRPGLAGSVSYAMAATNNLNRFIDRNDAVFGSPYTNFPGTTANGLGGVTVLESSAKSRYHGFTASLHGSMTSRVDFQANYTLSFDKSDDDNERDPFSFRYAKANRLEREYNWSDRDQRHRVNIWVLERLPWDLFLNHRISFYSKQPTSDACGTNNQGTGQPAVTPGDRVCRDAGGTETGVVLQRNTLRKDNAFFQWDLRISRPFRVGTSQRAEVILEVFNVTNTFNLRNPSAPGLLFNFDGTIRSGLGDPRRLQGGLRWEF from the coding sequence ATGTCACATCGCAAGGCCGTGCACTGGTATGCGTGTGCGCTGTCCATCGCCCTCTCCCTTCTCACCTTTCCCACTTCGCTGTCCGCGCAGTCCCAAGCCACGTCCGGCGTCATCCGCGGCGTGGTGCACGGGCCGGATGGGAACGTGGTGAACGGGGCGACGGTCGTGCTGCGCAACACCGAGACCAACATCGAGCGCAGCGTGCCGACCAACGAGCGGGGCATCTTCGTCGCCTCGCTGCTGCCGGTGGGCACCTACAACGTCATCGCCCGCTCTCCGGGCTTCAGCGAGGCCCGGCGGCAGGGCGTGGCGCTGCGGCTGGGAGAGACGGTCTCGCTGGACCTGGCGCTCGGCGCGGTCACGCTGGCGCCGATCGAGGTCACCTCGACGCCGCCGGTGGTGGACCCGAGCCGGGTGGAAGCCTCGACGCGCCTCAGCGCCGACGAGGTCGCGGGCCTGCCCAACAACGGGCGCAACTACGTCAACCTGATGACCCTCACGCCCAACGTGGCAATCGTGCAGGGCCCGGACGGCGACGAGATCTCCGTCAGCGGCCAGCGCGGCATCTACAACAACATTTCGGTGGACGGGGCGGATTTCAACAATCCGTTCTTCGGCGAGCAGCGCGGAGGCCAGCGGCCCCCGTTCACCTTCAACCTGGACGCGGTCCAGGAGATGGTGGTGATCGCCGACGGGGCGAGCGCCGAGTTCGGGCGGTCGGGCGGCGGGTTCGTGAACGTCCTCACCAAGTCGGGCACCAATACGCTTCGCGGCACCGCGCACTACTTCGGACAGTCGAACACCTTCTCGTCCGACCTCTTCCGCGGCCAAGGCAACCCCGACTTCTCCCAGCATCAGTTCGGCTTCACGCTGGGCGGACCGATCATCCGGGACCGGGCGTTCTTCTTCGTCGCGTACGACCAGCAGATCGCCAGCGGGACCAAGCAGACCAGCCCGAGCCGGATCGACGCGTCGCTGCGGGCCTGGATGGACACCGCGTTCAGCGGAGCGCTGGCCGGCGACTACGACCCCATTGAGCGGACGAACAACGCGAACGCGCTGATGGTCAAGATCGACTGGCGCCTGAACCCAAGGCACAGCCTGGCGCTCAAGTACAACTACACCAACAGCCGGCAGGAGAACGGCACGTTCGACGTGGACACGTGGGCGCGCAGCGCCAACGCCGTCGAGCGCGACTACTCCAACGCGATCAACGGCAGCCTGGTGTCCCTCCTTTCGCCAACGATTTCGAACGAGTTCCGGTTCCAGTACTCCCGTGAGGACCGGCCCCGCCCATACGAGGGCCCCGGCTTCCCAGGCACCAGCGGTGCGCTGTTCAACACCGGCACACGGCCGTTCCCCGACACCGGCGCCGACTTCGCCAACGGCTATCGGTGGGGAATGCCGTTCTTCATCCCGATCACTGCGTACGACACTCGCATCCAGCTAATTGACAACCTGAGCGTGGCACGCGGCAGCCACCTGTGGAAGGCGGGCTTCGAGTACAACCGCACCGAGGCCAACCAGACGTTCATCGGTTTCGCCAACGGCCGGTACATCTTCGGCAGCGTACCCGGCTTCTTGAACTACGTCGCCCAGGGCCCGACCTACGTCGAGTGCGATGACGGCACGTCGAACAACACCGGGTCGTGCGGCGCCGCCAACATCACCGGCCCGCTCCTGCTCTTCCTCCAGTTCGCGCCGGTTCAGGCGGGCACCTCGGTCCGGGACGCGGGCACGCAGTCCATCGTGCAGACCGAGTTGGCGGTCTTCCTACAGGACACGTGGCGGCCGCGACCCAACCTGACCGTGAACTACGGCCTAAGGTGGGAAGCGCAGATCCAACCAGACCCGATCACCCCGCCCGGGACGGTGTTCTATCAGCCGTTCATCGCGGCGCGGGCCTCGGGCAACACGTTTCCCTCGGACGGCACCATCCCGGCCGACTGGAAGATGTTCCAGCCGCGGCTGGGCATCGCGTGGGACGTGAACAACAACGGACGGCAGGTGGTCCGAGCCAGCGCGGGCATCTATGCCGCGCGCTCGCCCGGCCTGATCTTCGCCAGCACGCGTACCAGCAACGGCTCGATCGGGCAGACGGTCTTCCAGGCGAGCTTCTTCAACGGCTTCGGTGCCATCCCGCCGGTCTACGGGCCGACGCTGCCGAGCTTCGGCACCGGCACGCCCACGCGGCCGGGCATCTTCGTAACGGACGCCGATTTCCAGAACCCGCGCACCTACGCCATCAACCTGGCCTACGAACGCGAGCTCCGGCCCGGCCTGGCTGGTTCCGTCAGCTACGCCATGGCAGCCACCAACAACCTGAACCGGTTCATCGACCGGAATGACGCGGTCTTCGGAAGCCCCTACACGAATTTCCCCGGCACCACGGCCAACGGACTCGGGGGCGTGACGGTGCTCGAGAGCTCGGCGAAGTCGCGCTATCACGGCTTCACCGCGTCGCTGCACGGCTCGATGACGAGCCGGGTGGACTTCCAGGCCAACTATACGCTGTCGTTCGACAAGTCCGACGACGACAACGAGCGCGACCCGTTCAGCTTCCGCTATGCTAAGGCCAACCGCCTCGAGCGCGAGTACAACTGGTCCGACCGCGACCAGCGGCACCGGGTCAACATTTGGGTGCTCGAACGGTTGCCATGGGATCTGTTCCTCAACCATCGCATCAGCTTCTACTCGAAGCAGCCGACGTCCGACGCGTGCGGCACGAACAACCAGGGCACCGGCCAGCCGGCGGTGACACCGGGGGACCGAGTTTGCCGAGATGCTGGCGGGACCGAGACCGGCGTGGTCCTCCAGCGCAACACGCTCCGGAAGGACAACGCGTTCTTCCAGTGGGACCTGCGGATCTCGCGTCCGTTCCGCGTGGGCACCTCCCAGCGCGCCGAGGTGATCCTCGAAGTCTTCAACGTGACCAACACCTTCAACCTCCGGAACCCCAGCGCGCCGGGGCTACTGTTCAACTTCGACGGCACGATCCGTAGTGGCCTGGGCGATCCGCGACGGTTGCAGGGCGGATTGCGGTGGGAGTTCTAG
- a CDS encoding glycosyl hydrolase: MPVSRHAFVAPFALALALPTGVMAQRRAAPAPAPAPAAMAGAAYDTSLFRALTWRSIGPFRGGRVTAATGVVGQPYVYYMGATGGGVWKTTDGGMTWLPVSDAFFGAGSIGAIEVAASDPNVVFVGTGESPIRGNVSPGDGMYKSTDAGRTWSHAGLRNAGQIGAIRVHPANPDLVYVAVLGHAFGPNSERGVFRSRDGGTTWEKILFRSDSAGAIDLAMDPANPRILYTAFWQAVRRPWTMESGGPGSGLFKSTDGGDTWTEITRNPGLPRGVIGKIGVTVSHVNHDRVWAIVEADSGGVFRSEDGGATWTRLNEDRRLRQRAWYYSHIHADPQDNETVYVLNTGFYRSVDGGRTYTTIATPHGDNHALWIDPHDNRRMINGNDGGANVTYNGGVTWTGQDNQPTAQFYHVTATNDFPYQVCGAQQDNSTLCTATRTTGNGIGRANWYTVGGCESGYIAVRPDDTNISYAGCYGGYLERHDRRTGQERNIMVWPDNPMGWGAADLRYRFQWTFPIVLAPNDPNTMYVGGNLVFRTTNEGQSWTAISPDLTRNDPTKGQPSGGPITKDNTSVEYYGTVFTIAPSPRDAGVIWAGSDDGRVHVTRDAGTSWQEVTPPDLPAWAMISLIEASPHDPGTAYVAATRYKLDDFTPYIFRTSDYGRTWRRITGGIPASHFIRVVREDPARRGLLYAGGEFGVYVSFDYGTGWQSLRRNLPVVPIHDLVVTHNDLVAATHGRSFWVLDDLTPLHQLADSVARADAFLFGPRDVYRIEGGRGDTLRAGRNPPSGAVIHYSLRTRPDSAVQLEILDSDGTVIKTWSSRSRDSTARIDSMPGTNRFVWNMRYPDASTFPNLIMWGGGVQGPMAPPGRYQVRLTIGGWTETRPFNLLKDPRGSATQPDLVAQFTLLIRIRDRLSAANDAVTSIRDLKEQLDGVSQRSGALSDSAAMRSIRARADSLRRRLSTVEEAIYQVRNRSSQDPLNYPIRLNNKLAALGSVVASGDARPTDQSYAVFEDLSAQLQAQLDRLRAIVETDVPAFNALVRERDVPALIVRTSQRGTNR, from the coding sequence ATGCCGGTATCACGCCATGCCTTCGTCGCCCCGTTCGCCCTCGCCCTCGCGCTTCCGACCGGCGTGATGGCGCAGCGCCGCGCCGCCCCCGCCCCCGCCCCTGCCCCTGCGGCCATGGCGGGCGCGGCGTACGACACCTCGCTCTTCCGGGCGCTCACCTGGCGCTCGATCGGGCCGTTCCGCGGCGGTCGCGTGACCGCGGCCACCGGCGTCGTCGGCCAGCCATATGTCTACTACATGGGCGCTACCGGCGGCGGCGTCTGGAAGACGACCGACGGCGGGATGACGTGGCTCCCCGTTTCCGACGCCTTCTTCGGCGCCGGATCGATCGGCGCGATCGAGGTCGCGGCGTCGGACCCGAACGTGGTATTCGTCGGCACGGGCGAGTCGCCGATCCGCGGCAACGTCTCGCCCGGCGACGGCATGTACAAGTCCACCGACGCCGGCCGCACCTGGTCGCACGCCGGCCTCCGCAACGCGGGCCAGATCGGCGCGATCCGCGTCCACCCGGCGAATCCGGACCTCGTCTACGTCGCGGTCCTCGGCCACGCCTTCGGCCCCAACAGCGAGCGCGGAGTCTTCCGTTCGCGCGACGGGGGAACGACGTGGGAGAAGATCCTGTTCCGGAGCGACAGCGCCGGCGCGATCGATCTCGCGATGGACCCGGCGAACCCGCGGATCCTGTACACCGCGTTCTGGCAGGCGGTGCGCCGGCCCTGGACTATGGAGAGCGGCGGGCCCGGCAGCGGCCTCTTCAAGTCCACCGATGGCGGCGACACCTGGACGGAGATCACGCGCAACCCCGGCCTGCCGCGCGGGGTCATCGGAAAGATCGGCGTCACCGTCTCGCACGTGAACCACGACCGGGTGTGGGCGATCGTCGAGGCGGACAGCGGCGGCGTCTTCCGCTCCGAAGACGGCGGCGCGACGTGGACCCGGCTCAACGAGGACCGCCGGCTCCGGCAGCGCGCCTGGTACTACTCCCACATCCACGCCGATCCCCAGGACAACGAGACCGTGTACGTGCTCAACACGGGGTTCTACCGCTCGGTGGACGGCGGCCGCACCTACACGACGATCGCGACGCCCCACGGCGACAACCACGCGCTCTGGATCGATCCGCACGACAACCGGCGGATGATCAACGGCAACGACGGCGGCGCCAACGTGACGTACAACGGCGGCGTGACCTGGACCGGCCAGGACAACCAGCCTACGGCGCAGTTCTACCACGTCACCGCGACCAATGACTTCCCCTACCAGGTGTGCGGCGCGCAGCAGGACAACAGCACCCTGTGCACCGCGACGCGGACCACCGGGAACGGCATCGGGCGGGCCAACTGGTATACGGTGGGGGGGTGCGAGAGCGGCTACATCGCGGTGCGCCCGGACGACACCAACATCTCCTACGCGGGCTGCTACGGCGGCTACCTCGAACGCCACGACCGGCGCACCGGGCAGGAGCGGAACATCATGGTCTGGCCGGACAATCCGATGGGCTGGGGCGCGGCCGACCTCCGGTACCGCTTCCAGTGGACCTTCCCGATCGTCCTCGCGCCCAACGACCCGAACACGATGTACGTGGGCGGCAACCTAGTCTTCCGCACCACCAACGAGGGCCAGAGCTGGACGGCCATCAGCCCCGACCTCACGCGCAACGACCCGACCAAGGGGCAGCCCTCAGGCGGGCCTATTACCAAGGACAACACCAGCGTCGAGTACTACGGGACCGTGTTCACCATCGCGCCGTCACCGCGGGACGCTGGCGTCATCTGGGCCGGCTCGGACGACGGGCGGGTGCACGTGACGCGGGACGCCGGAACGAGCTGGCAGGAAGTCACGCCTCCCGACCTGCCGGCTTGGGCGATGATCAGCCTCATCGAGGCGTCGCCGCACGACCCGGGCACCGCGTACGTCGCGGCGACCCGCTACAAGCTCGACGACTTCACGCCGTACATCTTCCGGACCAGCGACTACGGGCGGACGTGGCGGCGCATCACCGGCGGCATTCCCGCCAGCCACTTCATCCGGGTGGTGCGCGAAGACCCGGCCCGCCGCGGGCTTCTCTACGCGGGCGGCGAGTTCGGCGTGTACGTCTCGTTCGACTACGGCACCGGCTGGCAGTCGCTCCGCCGCAATCTTCCCGTGGTGCCGATTCACGACCTCGTCGTGACCCACAACGATCTCGTCGCGGCGACGCACGGGCGCTCGTTCTGGGTCCTCGACGACCTCACCCCGCTCCACCAGCTGGCGGACTCGGTCGCGCGCGCGGACGCGTTCCTTTTCGGGCCGCGCGACGTCTATCGGATCGAGGGCGGCCGCGGCGACACGCTGCGCGCGGGACGCAACCCGCCCAGCGGCGCCGTCATCCACTACTCGCTGCGCACCCGGCCCGACAGCGCCGTCCAGCTCGAGATCCTCGACTCGGATGGGACAGTCATCAAGACGTGGTCGAGCCGCTCGCGCGACTCGACAGCGCGCATCGACTCGATGCCGGGGACCAACCGCTTCGTGTGGAACATGCGCTACCCCGACGCCTCGACCTTCCCGAACCTCATCATGTGGGGAGGCGGCGTGCAGGGGCCGATGGCGCCCCCGGGACGCTACCAGGTGCGGCTCACGATCGGAGGGTGGACCGAGACGCGCCCGTTCAACCTCCTCAAGGACCCGCGCGGGTCCGCGACGCAGCCGGACCTGGTCGCGCAATTCACCCTGCTCATCCGCATCCGTGACCGGCTCTCGGCCGCGAACGACGCGGTGACGAGCATCCGCGACCTCAAGGAGCAGCTCGACGGCGTGAGCCAGCGCTCCGGCGCCCTCTCCGACAGCGCGGCGATGCGGTCCATACGCGCCCGCGCCGATTCGCTGCGGAGGCGGCTGTCGACCGTCGAAGAGGCGATCTACCAGGTGCGCAACCGGAGCAGCCAGGATCCGCTCAACTACCCGATCAGGCTGAACAACAAGCTGGCGGCGCTCGGGAGCGTGGTCGCGAGCGGCGACGCGCGCCCCACCGATCAATCGTACGCCGTCTTCGAGGACCTCTCGGCGCAGCTGCAGGCGCAGCTCGACCGGCTCCGCGCGATCGTCGAGACCGATGTGCCGGCCTTCAACGCGCTGGTGCGCGAGCGCGACGTGCCCGCCCTGATCGTGCGCACGAGCCAGAGAGGAACGAACCGGTAG